From the genome of Nocardia sp. NBC_01503, one region includes:
- a CDS encoding alpha/beta fold hydrolase, whose product MAMREVSSADGTNIVYRVTGAENARPLVLLHGWSGNLRCWGRAADELAQRFRVIAVDLRGHGYSDAPESGYDDPKNWAADVAAVLAAENITAGAVLLGWSYGGIVLSDYLAAYGSSAVAGVVYTGSQAGIGKNVPGAQTGPAMQKAIPDVFEESAGRASRGFAAFGNANTGRGTDKGEDAQRLFGGSIATAPRVRKALFYRTVDNTETLAQLPVPVLVMHGTADPVVPLENGRYIAETVPNASISYWPDAQHGLFIEDPDRFVAELTAFAETLS is encoded by the coding sequence ATGGCGATGAGGGAAGTCAGCAGTGCGGACGGCACGAATATCGTTTACCGGGTCACCGGCGCGGAGAACGCGCGGCCGTTGGTGCTGCTGCACGGCTGGTCCGGAAATCTGCGCTGCTGGGGTCGCGCCGCGGATGAATTGGCGCAGCGTTTCCGGGTGATCGCCGTCGATCTGCGCGGCCACGGCTACTCCGATGCCCCCGAATCCGGATACGACGATCCGAAGAACTGGGCCGCCGATGTGGCGGCGGTGCTGGCCGCCGAGAACATCACCGCGGGCGCGGTTCTGCTCGGCTGGTCCTACGGCGGGATCGTCCTGTCCGACTATCTGGCCGCCTACGGCAGCTCCGCCGTGGCGGGTGTTGTCTACACCGGTTCCCAAGCCGGTATCGGCAAGAACGTGCCCGGCGCGCAGACCGGCCCGGCCATGCAGAAGGCCATTCCGGACGTCTTCGAGGAGAGCGCCGGGCGCGCCTCCCGCGGTTTCGCCGCCTTCGGCAATGCCAATACCGGTCGCGGCACCGACAAGGGTGAGGACGCCCAGCGACTCTTCGGCGGCAGCATCGCCACCGCGCCCCGGGTGCGCAAGGCGCTGTTCTATCGCACCGTCGACAACACCGAAACCCTGGCTCAACTGCCCGTTCCGGTCCTGGTCATGCACGGCACCGCCGATCCGGTGGTCCCGTTGGAGAACGGGCGGTACATCGCCGAGACCGTCCCGAACGCCAGCATCTCCTACTGGCCGGACGCCCAGCACGGCCTCTTCATCGAGGATCCGGACCGCTTCGTGGCCGAGCTCACCGCCTTCGCCGAAACCCTGTCATGA
- the mshA gene encoding D-inositol-3-phosphate glycosyltransferase, with product MSQRSDLRPNRIAVLSVHTSPLAQPGTGDAGGMNVYVLQTAIELARRGTQVEIFTRATSSNDEPLVEAAPGVLVRNVVAGPFEGLDKHDLPTQLCPFAAEVLRQEARHLPGHYDLIHSHYWLSGQVGWLARDRWRVPMVHTAHTLAAVKNAYLAEGDVPEPAARVIGEKQIVAEADRLIANTGEEARQLVELYGANPDHIDVVLPGADLNRYQPGSRAGARAELGLPDDERIVAFIGRIQPLKAPDVLVRAAAQVLAEEAALPQRPERPLRVLIVGGPSGSGLERPDALIELASALGISDRVTFLPPQPPHRLVQVYRAADLVAVPSYNESFGLVAIEAQASGTPVLAADVGGLGTAVRDGVTGLLVPGHRTPDWAAALRSLLDNPGRLDVMGAAAVEHAANFSWAHTADGMLDSYAAALGQSRDRRNRTGSVHNDSNHARSLGWPVGSPRSKHLEVAPAWRRRMGAVRR from the coding sequence GTGAGTCAACGTTCCGACCTACGGCCCAATCGGATAGCCGTGCTATCGGTACACACCTCACCTCTGGCCCAACCGGGCACCGGCGACGCCGGTGGCATGAATGTGTACGTATTGCAGACGGCCATCGAATTGGCTCGCCGCGGAACCCAGGTGGAGATCTTCACCCGCGCCACCTCCTCCAATGACGAACCTCTGGTCGAGGCCGCACCGGGTGTCCTGGTCCGCAATGTGGTCGCCGGACCCTTCGAGGGGCTCGACAAACACGATCTGCCGACTCAGCTCTGTCCGTTCGCGGCCGAGGTGCTGCGACAGGAGGCCCGGCACCTGCCCGGCCACTACGATCTGATCCATTCGCACTACTGGCTCTCGGGTCAGGTCGGCTGGCTGGCCCGGGATCGCTGGCGGGTGCCGATGGTGCACACCGCGCACACCCTGGCGGCGGTGAAGAACGCCTACCTCGCCGAGGGTGACGTGCCCGAGCCCGCCGCCCGCGTGATCGGTGAGAAACAGATTGTCGCCGAGGCGGATCGGCTGATCGCCAATACCGGTGAGGAGGCGCGGCAGCTGGTCGAGCTGTACGGCGCGAATCCGGACCATATCGATGTGGTGCTGCCCGGTGCGGACCTGAACCGGTATCAGCCCGGTTCGCGCGCCGGTGCCCGGGCGGAGCTCGGTCTACCCGACGATGAGCGAATTGTCGCTTTCATCGGGCGAATTCAGCCGTTGAAGGCCCCCGACGTCCTGGTTCGCGCGGCCGCGCAGGTACTGGCCGAGGAGGCCGCGCTACCGCAGCGCCCCGAACGCCCACTGCGCGTGCTGATTGTCGGCGGACCCTCCGGCAGCGGCCTCGAGCGCCCCGACGCACTGATCGAATTGGCCTCCGCGCTCGGCATCTCCGATCGCGTCACCTTCCTGCCGCCGCAGCCGCCGCATCGTCTGGTGCAGGTGTACCGGGCCGCGGATCTGGTCGCGGTGCCCAGCTATAACGAATCCTTCGGCCTGGTCGCCATCGAGGCGCAGGCCAGCGGCACCCCGGTATTGGCCGCCGATGTGGGCGGGCTCGGTACCGCCGTGCGTGACGGTGTCACCGGACTGCTGGTACCCGGGCATCGCACCCCGGACTGGGCCGCCGCATTGCGATCGCTGCTCGACAATCCCGGCCGACTGGATGTCATGGGCGCGGCCGCCGTCGAGCACGCCGCCAATTTCTCCTGGGCGCACACCGCCGACGGCATGCTGGACAGTTACGCCGCCGCCCTCGGCCAGTCCCGGGACCGCCGCAATCGCACCGGTAGCGTGCACAACGACAGCAATCACGCCAGGTCTTTGGGGTGGCCGGTGGGGAGCCCGAGGTCAAAACACCTGGAGGTCGCGCCGGCATGGCGACGCAGGATGGGAGCAGTACGCCGATGA
- a CDS encoding YbjN domain-containing protein: MSDAVQDETARTTAQLIDETLREREIEYSREADATFVVVLPGERKLKTVIGVTVGKHGIRMESFVCRKPDENFEGVYKFLLRRNRRLYGVAYTIDKVGDIYLVGRLSTHAVTADELDRWFGQILEAVDADFNTLLELGFAESIRREWKWRVSRGESLKNLRAFEHLVDAEDKA; encoded by the coding sequence ATGAGCGACGCCGTGCAGGACGAAACCGCCCGTACGACAGCGCAATTGATCGATGAGACGCTGCGCGAGCGCGAGATCGAGTATTCGCGTGAGGCCGACGCCACCTTCGTGGTGGTGCTGCCCGGCGAACGCAAACTCAAGACGGTCATCGGCGTCACCGTCGGCAAGCACGGCATCCGCATGGAGTCCTTCGTCTGCCGTAAACCGGACGAGAACTTCGAGGGCGTCTACAAATTCCTGCTGCGCCGCAATCGCCGCCTCTACGGCGTGGCATACACCATCGACAAGGTCGGTGACATCTATCTGGTCGGCCGCCTCTCCACCCACGCGGTCACCGCCGATGAACTCGACCGCTGGTTCGGTCAGATCCTCGAGGCCGTGGACGCCGACTTCAACACCCTGCTCGAACTCGGCTTCGCGGAATCGATTCGCAGGGAATGGAAGTGGCGGGTCTCGCGCGGCGAATCGCTGAAGAACCTGCGCGCCTTCGAACATCTCGTGGACGCCGAGGACAAGGCGTAG
- a CDS encoding ROK family protein, with protein MVALALDIGATKFAAGIVDSDGGVSSVRRIQVPETKVWTACLELLLTVAGTEEVTAVGIGAAGPVDVRTGSTGPLNIPEWVHGFGLVDAVRELFPEAVIHFAVDGVCLALAEQAFGAARGESNVLCMTVSSGIGGGVISDGRVVMGRTGNGGHVGHIIVPGNEEPCACGGFGCVEAVASGKSSVRWARRQGWTGDTGIALSAAAHAGDEIALAAMHRSGTALGTAIASAAALLDTDLVVVGGGFAQSGEPLWAPLRAAAAAHARLSFLRELRVVPSELTDQATLAGAALLAKQGVER; from the coding sequence ATGGTGGCGCTGGCCCTTGATATCGGCGCGACGAAATTCGCTGCGGGCATTGTCGATTCCGATGGCGGCGTCAGCTCGGTGCGCCGGATCCAGGTCCCCGAGACCAAGGTCTGGACCGCCTGCCTCGAGCTCCTGCTGACCGTCGCCGGCACCGAAGAGGTGACCGCCGTCGGCATCGGCGCGGCCGGACCGGTGGATGTGCGCACCGGATCGACCGGGCCACTCAATATTCCGGAGTGGGTGCACGGCTTCGGCCTGGTCGACGCCGTCCGGGAATTGTTCCCCGAGGCGGTGATTCACTTCGCCGTCGACGGCGTCTGCCTGGCGCTGGCCGAACAGGCCTTCGGCGCGGCCCGGGGTGAATCGAACGTCCTGTGTATGACGGTGTCCTCGGGTATCGGCGGCGGTGTGATCTCCGATGGCCGAGTCGTCATGGGCCGCACCGGAAATGGTGGGCACGTCGGCCATATCATCGTCCCCGGCAACGAAGAACCCTGCGCCTGTGGCGGTTTCGGCTGTGTGGAGGCCGTGGCCAGCGGTAAATCCTCGGTGCGCTGGGCGCGCCGACAGGGCTGGACCGGCGATACCGGGATAGCACTCTCCGCCGCCGCGCACGCCGGGGACGAGATCGCCCTCGCCGCCATGCACCGCTCGGGTACCGCCCTCGGTACCGCCATCGCCTCGGCCGCGGCCCTGCTGGACACCGATCTGGTGGTGGTCGGGGGCGGCTTCGCGCAATCCGGTGAACCACTCTGGGCTCCACTGCGGGCGGCCGCGGCCGCTCATGCCCGGCTGTCCTTCCTGCGTGAATTGCGGGTGGTCCCCTCCGAACTCACCGACCAGGCCACCCTCGCCGGGGCCGCGCTACTGGCGAAACAGGGCGTGGAAAGATGA
- a CDS encoding phosphoglyceromutase yields MTYTLVLLRHGESEWNALNLFTGWVDVRLTDKGVAEGKRAGELLAEHGILPDIVYTSLLRRAISTANNALDACDRHWIPVVRDWRLNERHYGALQGKNKAEIKDQYGDEQFMLWRRSYDTPPPPIEAGSEYSQDADPRYAGIDVPLTECLKDVVARMVPYWEDTISQDVTAGKTVLIAAHGNSLRALVKHLEGISDDAIAELNIPTGIPLKYELDENLRPLGPGEYLDPEAAAAGAAAVANQGGK; encoded by the coding sequence ATGACGTACACCCTCGTGCTGCTGCGCCACGGCGAGAGCGAATGGAATGCCCTCAACCTGTTCACCGGCTGGGTGGACGTCCGTCTCACCGACAAGGGTGTCGCCGAAGGCAAGCGTGCCGGTGAATTGCTGGCCGAACACGGGATTCTGCCCGATATCGTCTACACCTCGCTGTTGCGCCGTGCGATCAGCACCGCCAACAACGCGCTGGACGCCTGCGATCGCCATTGGATTCCGGTCGTACGCGATTGGCGTCTGAACGAGCGCCACTACGGCGCGCTGCAGGGCAAGAACAAGGCGGAGATCAAGGACCAGTACGGCGATGAGCAGTTCATGCTGTGGCGTCGCAGCTATGACACCCCGCCGCCGCCGATCGAGGCCGGTAGCGAATACAGCCAGGACGCCGATCCGCGCTACGCCGGTATCGACGTGCCGCTGACCGAATGCCTCAAGGATGTCGTGGCGCGGATGGTGCCGTACTGGGAGGACACCATCTCCCAGGATGTCACCGCCGGTAAAACGGTTCTGATTGCCGCGCACGGCAATTCGCTGCGCGCGCTGGTGAAGCACCTCGAGGGCATCTCCGACGACGCCATCGCCGAGCTGAACATTCCCACCGGTATTCCGCTCAAGTACGAGCTGGACGAGAACCTGCGCCCGCTGGGCCCGGGCGAGTACCTGGACCCCGAGGCCGCTGCCGCGGGTGCGGCCGCCGTCGCGAAT